A region from the Gallus gallus isolate bGalGal1 chromosome 25, bGalGal1.mat.broiler.GRCg7b, whole genome shotgun sequence genome encodes:
- the LOC121107574 gene encoding claw keratin-like, giving the protein MSCSSLCAPACGVATPTPLADSCNEPCVRQCPDSTVVIQPPATVVTFPGPILSSFPQNAVVGSAGVPAVGSGMGGTFGRSAGFGGYGGLGGYGGLGGYGGYGGFYGLGGYGGYGSCGYGGWSRGHRYLSGNCGPC; this is encoded by the coding sequence AtgtcctgctccagcctgtgTGCCCCTGCATGTGGCGTggccaccccaaccccactggctgacagctgcaacgagccctGCGTGCGCCAGTGCCCCGACTCCACTGTGGTGATCCAACCCCCGGCCACCGTGGTCACCTTCCCCGggcccatcctcagctccttcccacagaATGCTGTGGTTGGCTCAGCAGGAGTCCCCGCCGTCGGATCGGGCATGGGTGGCACCTTCGGACGCAGTGCCGGTTTTGGTGGCTATGGAGGCCTTGGTGGCTATGGAGGCCTGGGAGGCTATGGAGGCTATGGAGGCTTTTATGGCCTTGGCGGCTATGGAGGCTATGGCAGCTGTGGATACGGCGGCTGGAGCCGAGGCCACAGGTACCTCAGCGGCAACTGTGGGCCCTGCTAA